Proteins from one Nomia melanderi isolate GNS246 chromosome 3, iyNomMela1, whole genome shotgun sequence genomic window:
- the LOC116430922 gene encoding serine/threonine-protein kinase dyf-5 isoform X2: MKMNRYITLNQLGDGTFGSVVLGERIDTGEKVAIKRMKRKYYSWEEAMNLREVKSLKKLSHANVVKLKEVIRENDVLYFVFEYMKENLYQLMKDRDKLFPEPVIRNIVYQVLQGLAFMHKHGFFHRDMKPENLLCMGPELVKIADFGLAREIRSRPPYTDYVSTRWYRAPEVLLHSTTYNSPIDIWAVGCIMAELYTFRPLFPGKSEIDEIFKICSVIGTPEKDDWPEGYQLAAAMNFKFPNFTRTSLNVLIPNASQEAVIFMEDMLQWNPIKRPTAQQSLRYPYFQVNAPRLINSKKIGVASHRDVILNKVNLPPPVEIRAQEKMQSQQQQQQQQSMLPLLNHNNYVRENNAPKWDEDDFAELLGSKIVPENVNVKLAPDRVYKENRANWNANYLPESLTQTNWTLPAWNEPAAINWDQSQSSLKNGRKVSAKQHYLNVARYVAGPSTSLSSRNGDSDSSRPKLIRNLVAQPLEKYEQFTDSFWVPRNSIENQPKQYYLPRNRYITDQTLRLPYPSVYETTNKGTLQPGIYGNAVNAKGSGSLHGRIDWAAKYLN, from the exons ATGAAGATGAACCGATACATAACGTTGAACCAGCTGGGCGACGGAACGTTTGGTTCCGTCGTTCTTGGCGAACGCATCGATACGGGGGAGAAAGTAGCCATAAAAAGGATGAAGAGGAAGTACTATTCCTGGGAGGAGGCTATGAACCTGCGAGAagttaaa TCGTTGAAGAAACTCAGCCACGCGAACGTGGTGAAGCTGAAAGAAGTGATACGGGAGAACGATGTACTTTACTTCGTCTTCGAGTACATGAAGGAAAATCTATACCAATTGATGAAGGACAG GGACAAATTGTTTCCGGAACCAGTGATCAGAAATATAGTTTACCAAGTGCTGCAGGGGCTAGCCTTTATGCATAAACACGGGTTCTTCCATCGCGACATGAAACCAGAAAATTTATTATGCATGGGACCGGAACTGGTGAAGATCGCCGATTTCGGGCTGGCTAGGGAAATTCGATCGAGGCCACCCTACACGGACTACGTATCCACGCGATG GTATAGAGCGCCAGAAGTATTGCTCCACTCGACTACTTATAATAGCCCAATCGACATTTGGGCAGTGGGCTGTATCATGGCTGAATTGTACACATTTCGACCGTTATTCCCCGGTAAAAGTGAAATCGACGAGATCTTTAAAATTTGCTCCGTAATCGGCACGCCTGAGAAGGACGATTGGCCGGAAGGGTACCAATTAGCTGCGGCTATGAACTTTAAGTTTCCAAACTTCACACGCACGTCTCTGAATGTTCTGATACCAAATGCCAGCCAGGAAGCGGTGATATTCATGGAAGATATGTTGCAGTGGAATCCTATAAAGAGGCCTACAGCACAGCAGTCACTGAG GTATCCCTATTTTCAAGTCAATGCTCCACGCCTGATCAACAGTAAAAAGATTGGTGTTGCATCCCATCGTGATGTGATACTAAATAAAGTGAACCTTCCACCACCAGTAGAGATCAG AGCTCAAGAAAAAATGCAGTctcagcaacaacaacaacagcaacaatcgATGTTACCATTGCTGAATCACAACAATTATGTTCGCGAAAATAATGCCCCTAAATGGGATGAGGATGATTTTGCTGAACTTCTGGG AAGCAAGATCGTTCCCGAGAACGTGAATGTAAAGCTTGCCCCAGATCGAGTGTACAAAGAGAACCGTGCCAATTGGAACGCCAATTATTTGCCAGAGAGTCTAACGCAAACCAACTGGACGTTACCGGCATGGAATGAACCAGCTGCTATAAACTGGGATCAATCACAGTCTAGTCTGAAGAATGGCAGAAAAGTGTCTGCAAAACAACACTACCTCAACGTGGCCCGGTACGTCGCTGGGCCCAGTACAAGCCTGTCGTCAAG AAATGGTGATTCTGACTCAAGCCGACCtaagttaataagaaatttgGTTGCTCAACCCCTAGAGAAGTATGAGCAATTCACAGACTCTTTTTGGGTGCCCAGGAATTCCATTGAGAATCAACCGAAACAGTATTACCTTCCAAGAAATCGTTACATTACGGATCAAACTTTGAGATTGCCGTATCCCAGTGTTTATG AAACCACAAACAAAGGAACACTTCAACCAGGAATATACGGAAATGCGGTAAACGCAAAAGGTAGTGGAAGTCTTCATGGTAGAATTGACTGGGCTGCTAAGTATCTAAACTAA
- the LOC116430922 gene encoding serine/threonine-protein kinase dyf-5 isoform X1, which produces MKMNRYITLNQLGDGTFGSVVLGERIDTGEKVAIKRMKRKYYSWEEAMNLREVKSLKKLSHANVVKLKEVIRENDVLYFVFEYMKENLYQLMKDRDKLFPEPVIRNIVYQVLQGLAFMHKHGFFHRDMKPENLLCMGPELVKIADFGLAREIRSRPPYTDYVSTRWYRAPEVLLHSTTYNSPIDIWAVGCIMAELYTFRPLFPGKSEIDEIFKICSVIGTPEKDDWPEGYQLAAAMNFKFPNFTRTSLNVLIPNASQEAVIFMEDMLQWNPIKRPTAQQSLRYPYFQVNAPRLINSKKIGVASHRDVILNKVNLPPPVEIRAQEKMQSQQQQQQQQSMLPLLNHNNYVRENNAPKWDEDDFAELLGSKIVPENVNVKLAPDRVYKENRANWNANYLPESLTQTNWTLPAWNEPAAINWDQSQSSLKNGRKVSAKQHYLNVARYVAGPSTSLSSRNGDSDSSRPKLIRNLVAQPLEKYEQFTDSFWVPRNSIENQPKQYYLPRNRYITDQTLRLPYPSVYGTQNIKTTNKGTLQPGIYGNAVNAKGSGSLHGRIDWAAKYLN; this is translated from the exons ATGAAGATGAACCGATACATAACGTTGAACCAGCTGGGCGACGGAACGTTTGGTTCCGTCGTTCTTGGCGAACGCATCGATACGGGGGAGAAAGTAGCCATAAAAAGGATGAAGAGGAAGTACTATTCCTGGGAGGAGGCTATGAACCTGCGAGAagttaaa TCGTTGAAGAAACTCAGCCACGCGAACGTGGTGAAGCTGAAAGAAGTGATACGGGAGAACGATGTACTTTACTTCGTCTTCGAGTACATGAAGGAAAATCTATACCAATTGATGAAGGACAG GGACAAATTGTTTCCGGAACCAGTGATCAGAAATATAGTTTACCAAGTGCTGCAGGGGCTAGCCTTTATGCATAAACACGGGTTCTTCCATCGCGACATGAAACCAGAAAATTTATTATGCATGGGACCGGAACTGGTGAAGATCGCCGATTTCGGGCTGGCTAGGGAAATTCGATCGAGGCCACCCTACACGGACTACGTATCCACGCGATG GTATAGAGCGCCAGAAGTATTGCTCCACTCGACTACTTATAATAGCCCAATCGACATTTGGGCAGTGGGCTGTATCATGGCTGAATTGTACACATTTCGACCGTTATTCCCCGGTAAAAGTGAAATCGACGAGATCTTTAAAATTTGCTCCGTAATCGGCACGCCTGAGAAGGACGATTGGCCGGAAGGGTACCAATTAGCTGCGGCTATGAACTTTAAGTTTCCAAACTTCACACGCACGTCTCTGAATGTTCTGATACCAAATGCCAGCCAGGAAGCGGTGATATTCATGGAAGATATGTTGCAGTGGAATCCTATAAAGAGGCCTACAGCACAGCAGTCACTGAG GTATCCCTATTTTCAAGTCAATGCTCCACGCCTGATCAACAGTAAAAAGATTGGTGTTGCATCCCATCGTGATGTGATACTAAATAAAGTGAACCTTCCACCACCAGTAGAGATCAG AGCTCAAGAAAAAATGCAGTctcagcaacaacaacaacagcaacaatcgATGTTACCATTGCTGAATCACAACAATTATGTTCGCGAAAATAATGCCCCTAAATGGGATGAGGATGATTTTGCTGAACTTCTGGG AAGCAAGATCGTTCCCGAGAACGTGAATGTAAAGCTTGCCCCAGATCGAGTGTACAAAGAGAACCGTGCCAATTGGAACGCCAATTATTTGCCAGAGAGTCTAACGCAAACCAACTGGACGTTACCGGCATGGAATGAACCAGCTGCTATAAACTGGGATCAATCACAGTCTAGTCTGAAGAATGGCAGAAAAGTGTCTGCAAAACAACACTACCTCAACGTGGCCCGGTACGTCGCTGGGCCCAGTACAAGCCTGTCGTCAAG AAATGGTGATTCTGACTCAAGCCGACCtaagttaataagaaatttgGTTGCTCAACCCCTAGAGAAGTATGAGCAATTCACAGACTCTTTTTGGGTGCCCAGGAATTCCATTGAGAATCAACCGAAACAGTATTACCTTCCAAGAAATCGTTACATTACGGATCAAACTTTGAGATTGCCGTATCCCAGTGTTTATGGTACACAAAATATCA AAACCACAAACAAAGGAACACTTCAACCAGGAATATACGGAAATGCGGTAAACGCAAAAGGTAGTGGAAGTCTTCATGGTAGAATTGACTGGGCTGCTAAGTATCTAAACTAA
- the LOC116430922 gene encoding serine/threonine-protein kinase dyf-5 isoform X3: protein MKMNRYITLNQLGDGTFGSVVLGERIDTGEKVAIKRMKRKYYSWEEAMNLREVKSLKKLSHANVVKLKEVIRENDVLYFVFEYMKENLYQLMKDRDKLFPEPVIRNIVYQVLQGLAFMHKHGFFHRDMKPENLLCMGPELVKIADFGLAREIRSRPPYTDYVSTRWYRAPEVLLHSTTYNSPIDIWAVGCIMAELYTFRPLFPGKSEIDEIFKICSVIGTPEKDDWPEGYQLAAAMNFKFPNFTRTSLNVLIPNASQEAVIFMEDMLQWNPIKRPTAQQSLRYPYFQVNAPRLINSKKIGVASHRDVILNKVNLPPPVEIRAQEKMQSQQQQQQQQSMLPLLNHNNYVRENNAPKWDEDDFAELLGSKIVPENVNVKLAPDRVYKENRANWNANYLPESLTQTNWTLPAWNEPAAINWDQSQSSLKNGRKVSAKQHYLNVARNGDSDSSRPKLIRNLVAQPLEKYEQFTDSFWVPRNSIENQPKQYYLPRNRYITDQTLRLPYPSVYGTQNIKTTNKGTLQPGIYGNAVNAKGSGSLHGRIDWAAKYLN from the exons ATGAAGATGAACCGATACATAACGTTGAACCAGCTGGGCGACGGAACGTTTGGTTCCGTCGTTCTTGGCGAACGCATCGATACGGGGGAGAAAGTAGCCATAAAAAGGATGAAGAGGAAGTACTATTCCTGGGAGGAGGCTATGAACCTGCGAGAagttaaa TCGTTGAAGAAACTCAGCCACGCGAACGTGGTGAAGCTGAAAGAAGTGATACGGGAGAACGATGTACTTTACTTCGTCTTCGAGTACATGAAGGAAAATCTATACCAATTGATGAAGGACAG GGACAAATTGTTTCCGGAACCAGTGATCAGAAATATAGTTTACCAAGTGCTGCAGGGGCTAGCCTTTATGCATAAACACGGGTTCTTCCATCGCGACATGAAACCAGAAAATTTATTATGCATGGGACCGGAACTGGTGAAGATCGCCGATTTCGGGCTGGCTAGGGAAATTCGATCGAGGCCACCCTACACGGACTACGTATCCACGCGATG GTATAGAGCGCCAGAAGTATTGCTCCACTCGACTACTTATAATAGCCCAATCGACATTTGGGCAGTGGGCTGTATCATGGCTGAATTGTACACATTTCGACCGTTATTCCCCGGTAAAAGTGAAATCGACGAGATCTTTAAAATTTGCTCCGTAATCGGCACGCCTGAGAAGGACGATTGGCCGGAAGGGTACCAATTAGCTGCGGCTATGAACTTTAAGTTTCCAAACTTCACACGCACGTCTCTGAATGTTCTGATACCAAATGCCAGCCAGGAAGCGGTGATATTCATGGAAGATATGTTGCAGTGGAATCCTATAAAGAGGCCTACAGCACAGCAGTCACTGAG GTATCCCTATTTTCAAGTCAATGCTCCACGCCTGATCAACAGTAAAAAGATTGGTGTTGCATCCCATCGTGATGTGATACTAAATAAAGTGAACCTTCCACCACCAGTAGAGATCAG AGCTCAAGAAAAAATGCAGTctcagcaacaacaacaacagcaacaatcgATGTTACCATTGCTGAATCACAACAATTATGTTCGCGAAAATAATGCCCCTAAATGGGATGAGGATGATTTTGCTGAACTTCTGGG AAGCAAGATCGTTCCCGAGAACGTGAATGTAAAGCTTGCCCCAGATCGAGTGTACAAAGAGAACCGTGCCAATTGGAACGCCAATTATTTGCCAGAGAGTCTAACGCAAACCAACTGGACGTTACCGGCATGGAATGAACCAGCTGCTATAAACTGGGATCAATCACAGTCTAGTCTGAAGAATGGCAGAAAAGTGTCTGCAAAACAACACTACCTCAACGTGGCCCG AAATGGTGATTCTGACTCAAGCCGACCtaagttaataagaaatttgGTTGCTCAACCCCTAGAGAAGTATGAGCAATTCACAGACTCTTTTTGGGTGCCCAGGAATTCCATTGAGAATCAACCGAAACAGTATTACCTTCCAAGAAATCGTTACATTACGGATCAAACTTTGAGATTGCCGTATCCCAGTGTTTATGGTACACAAAATATCA AAACCACAAACAAAGGAACACTTCAACCAGGAATATACGGAAATGCGGTAAACGCAAAAGGTAGTGGAAGTCTTCATGGTAGAATTGACTGGGCTGCTAAGTATCTAAACTAA